In Bradyrhizobium sp. 1(2017), one DNA window encodes the following:
- a CDS encoding ribbon-helix-helix domain-containing protein, with the protein MCHLFAHQPQRDYESQTRSLRIGGHCTSIRLEMAFWDTLEEIAAKEGMSLAKFLTTLYNEVLDHHGEVNNFASLLRCSCLIYRSKSMVTVPEFKATVAPILDAAE; encoded by the coding sequence ATGTGCCATCTCTTCGCACACCAGCCCCAACGGGACTACGAATCCCAGACCCGGTCCTTGAGGATCGGCGGGCACTGCACTTCGATCCGGCTGGAAATGGCATTCTGGGACACGCTGGAGGAGATCGCGGCCAAGGAGGGCATGAGCCTCGCCAAGTTCCTGACCACGCTCTACAACGAGGTGCTCGACCATCACGGCGAGGTCAACAATTTCGCCTCGCTGCTGCGCTGCTCGTGCTTGATCTACCGCTCGAAGAGCATGGTGACGGTGCCGGAGTTCAAGGCGACCGTGGCGCCGATTCTCGATGCGGCCGAGTAG
- a CDS encoding arylsulfatase yields MSGLVKNQRNGKAGRRCSGNGGLLGKIMAAALLATSLSPFAHSSVHAQQPNNAKPNILVIFGDDIGQSNISAYTRGVVGYKTPNIDRIANEGMLFTDYYAENSCTAGRSTFITGQVCLRTGLCKVGIPGAAVGLQDRDVTIAQALKPLGYATGQFGKNHLGDRDEYLPTKHGFDEFFGNLYHLNAEEEPERPYYPKNDTAFMKGNTPRGVLKAAADGKIEDTGPLNKKRMETVDDETTDAAIDFIKRQARANKPFFTWMNTTRMHAFTHVRASMQGQSGMPGNDYADGMIEHDGDVGKLLKALDDLGIANNTIVVYTTDNGPNQWSWPDAATTPFRSEKDTNWEGAFRVPAMVRWPGRIKAGDVSNEMISGLDWFPTLLAAAGDTDIKDRLLKGTSLGGKDFKVHLDGYNQLPMLTGTGKSARNDFYYLNDDGEVVAYRYNDFKLVFCEQRQPGGFIVWANPFTCLRAPKVFNLRMDPFERADVVSDQYYDWVAKNAYLIQYGVWRVAPFLQTFKEYPPSQRSASFSIDQMVDALMKTLDKTTTK; encoded by the coding sequence ATGAGTGGCCTAGTGAAGAACCAGAGGAACGGGAAAGCCGGCCGGCGGTGCAGTGGGAACGGCGGGCTACTCGGCAAGATAATGGCGGCAGCGTTGCTGGCGACAAGCTTGTCCCCATTCGCGCACTCCTCCGTTCATGCGCAGCAACCGAACAATGCGAAACCGAACATCCTCGTCATTTTCGGGGACGACATCGGTCAGTCCAACATCAGCGCCTACACGCGCGGGGTGGTAGGCTACAAGACGCCGAACATCGACCGGATCGCCAACGAAGGCATGCTCTTCACGGACTATTACGCCGAGAACAGCTGCACTGCCGGGCGCTCCACTTTCATCACGGGACAGGTCTGTTTGCGTACTGGGCTCTGCAAGGTTGGAATCCCCGGTGCGGCGGTAGGTCTGCAGGATCGCGATGTTACCATCGCGCAGGCGCTCAAACCGCTCGGCTATGCGACCGGTCAGTTCGGCAAAAACCACCTCGGTGATCGCGACGAGTATCTCCCGACCAAGCATGGGTTCGACGAGTTCTTCGGCAATCTGTACCACCTCAACGCGGAAGAGGAGCCCGAGCGGCCCTACTATCCCAAGAACGATACCGCCTTCATGAAGGGCAACACGCCTCGCGGTGTGCTCAAGGCAGCGGCGGACGGCAAGATCGAAGACACCGGCCCGCTCAACAAAAAGAGGATGGAGACGGTCGACGACGAGACCACGGATGCCGCAATCGATTTCATCAAGCGGCAGGCGCGCGCCAACAAGCCCTTCTTCACCTGGATGAACACGACCCGCATGCACGCGTTCACACATGTCCGTGCCTCCATGCAGGGCCAGAGCGGAATGCCGGGCAACGACTATGCCGATGGCATGATCGAGCACGACGGCGACGTCGGCAAACTGCTGAAGGCACTCGACGACCTCGGCATCGCCAACAACACCATCGTGGTCTACACGACCGACAACGGCCCGAACCAGTGGTCGTGGCCGGATGCGGCGACGACGCCGTTCCGCAGCGAGAAGGACACCAATTGGGAGGGTGCTTTCCGCGTGCCGGCAATGGTTCGCTGGCCCGGCCGCATCAAGGCCGGCGATGTGTCCAACGAGATGATATCGGGGCTGGACTGGTTCCCGACGCTGCTCGCTGCGGCCGGCGACACCGACATCAAGGACAGGCTGCTCAAGGGCACCAGCCTCGGCGGCAAGGACTTCAAGGTGCACCTCGACGGCTACAATCAGCTACCGATGCTGACCGGCACCGGAAAATCGGCACGCAACGACTTCTACTACCTCAACGACGATGGCGAAGTCGTCGCCTACCGCTACAACGACTTCAAGCTCGTGTTCTGCGAGCAGCGTCAGCCGGGCGGCTTCATCGTGTGGGCCAACCCGTTCACCTGCCTGAGGGCACCGAAGGTGTTCAACCTGAGGATGGATCCGTTCGAGCGGGCCGACGTGGTCTCGGACCAGTATTACGATTGGGTGGCCAAGAACGCGTACCTCATCCAATACGGCGTCTGGCGCGTGGCTCCCTTCCTCCAGACGTTCAAGGAGTATCCGCCAAGCCAGCGCTCGGCGAGCTTCAGCATCGACCAGATGGTCGATGCGTTGATGAAGACGCTCGACAAGACCACGACGAAATAA
- a CDS encoding IclR family transcriptional regulator — protein sequence MNPEKLQPGAPALEKGLDLLEALAGAARGLSQKQLAERVGRSVSEIFRMLVALERRGYVARDPATGEYTLTLKLFRIASQFPPTERLLKAALPVMEQLASRVQLSCHLTVLHGEQFMVIARIEPEWLMGWSVKVGAVFPLTQQYASAKVLAAFQLEGRRQELAQVIATNDQISTKKALAALDRISSEGGNFSNDDGYTRILAYSCPIIEASGRAVAAMTVPLVRQDQIPAAEAGAIAAELRSAARTVSEKIGGVS from the coding sequence ATGAACCCTGAGAAGCTGCAACCGGGCGCGCCCGCCCTGGAAAAGGGATTGGATCTTCTGGAGGCGCTGGCGGGCGCGGCACGCGGCCTGAGCCAGAAGCAGCTCGCCGAACGCGTCGGCCGCTCCGTGAGCGAAATCTTCCGGATGCTGGTGGCGCTGGAGCGCCGTGGCTATGTCGCCCGCGATCCGGCGACCGGCGAATACACGCTGACGCTGAAGCTTTTCCGGATTGCCTCACAATTCCCGCCGACCGAGCGGCTGCTGAAGGCGGCGCTGCCGGTGATGGAGCAGCTCGCCTCCCGCGTACAATTGTCCTGCCACCTCACGGTGCTGCATGGCGAGCAGTTCATGGTGATCGCCCGGATCGAGCCGGAATGGTTGATGGGCTGGTCGGTCAAGGTCGGCGCGGTGTTTCCGCTCACCCAGCAATACGCTTCGGCGAAGGTTCTGGCGGCCTTCCAGCTCGAGGGCCGCCGCCAGGAGCTTGCGCAGGTCATCGCCACCAATGATCAGATCAGCACCAAGAAGGCGCTTGCGGCGCTCGACCGCATTTCCTCGGAGGGAGGAAACTTCTCCAATGACGACGGCTATACGCGCATCCTCGCGTATAGCTGCCCGATTATCGAAGCCTCCGGCCGCGCCGTGGCTGCAATGACCGTACCGCTGGTGAGGCAGGATCAAATCCCCGCTGCGGAAGCCGGCGCTATCGCCGCCGAGCTGCGCAGCGCGGCCAGGACCGTATCCGAGAAGATCGGCGGCGTTTCCTAG
- a CDS encoding nucleoside deaminase produces the protein MIRGMKAPSFMDLALLAAENAGKSGEVPIGCVVVRDHEVIATGANRTLTDRDPTAHAEIIALREAAKRIGSERLVDCDLYVTLEPCTMCAGAISFARVRRLYYGAADPKGGAVESGVRFFASPTCHHAPDVYSGVGESEAARLLREFFRERR, from the coding sequence ATGATACGAGGCATGAAAGCCCCTTCTTTCATGGATTTGGCGCTTCTGGCGGCCGAAAATGCCGGAAAATCGGGCGAAGTTCCGATCGGATGCGTGGTCGTCCGCGATCACGAGGTCATCGCCACCGGCGCCAACCGGACACTGACCGACCGCGACCCGACCGCCCATGCCGAGATCATCGCGCTCCGCGAGGCGGCAAAACGGATCGGGAGCGAGCGGCTGGTCGATTGCGACCTCTACGTGACGCTGGAGCCCTGCACCATGTGTGCGGGCGCCATCTCCTTTGCAAGGGTCAGGCGCCTCTATTACGGCGCGGCCGACCCCAAGGGCGGCGCGGTGGAGTCAGGCGTGCGGTTCTTTGCCTCCCCGACCTGCCATCACGCGCCTGACGTCTATTCCGGCGTCGGCGAGAGCGAGGCGGCCCGGCTGCTGCGGGAGTTCTTTCGCGAGCGGCGCTAG
- the purD gene encoding phosphoribosylamine--glycine ligase — protein MHILLLGSGGREHALAWKIAASPLVTRFWCAPGNAGIAKEAECVALDVADHAAVIDFCKKNAVELVVVGPETPLAAGIVDDLTAAGIKAFGPSKVAAQLESSKGFTKALCTEFGIPTGAYKRFTNANDARAYVQSQGAPIVVKADGLAAGKGVVVAKTVREAEDAIAMMFEGAFGEAGAEVVIEEFLPGREISFFALCDGDTAIPLASAQDHKRVFDHDVGPNTGGMGAYSPTPLVTPAIHDAIMAKIILPTVSGMKQRGTQFRGVLYAGIMLTTQGPKLFEFNVRFGDPECQVLMLRMMSDIVPAFLASCDGQLKHFDLRWHPDSALTVVMAAKGYPGDYEKGTPIAGLEEAAKVETVEIFHAGTVEKDGAILANGGRVLNVCALGKTVTEAQSRAYQAVDRVNWPEGFCRRDIGWQAVEAEKAKN, from the coding sequence ATGCACATTCTCCTGCTCGGTTCCGGCGGCCGCGAACATGCCCTGGCGTGGAAGATCGCAGCCTCTCCCCTGGTGACCAGATTCTGGTGCGCGCCCGGCAATGCCGGCATCGCGAAGGAGGCGGAGTGCGTCGCGCTCGATGTCGCCGACCATGCCGCGGTGATCGATTTCTGCAAAAAGAACGCGGTCGAGCTCGTGGTGGTCGGCCCGGAGACGCCGCTGGCGGCCGGCATCGTCGATGATCTCACAGCCGCCGGCATCAAGGCATTCGGCCCGAGCAAGGTGGCGGCCCAGCTCGAAAGCTCCAAGGGCTTTACGAAGGCGCTCTGCACCGAATTCGGGATTCCGACCGGCGCCTACAAGCGCTTCACCAATGCCAACGACGCGCGCGCCTATGTGCAGAGCCAGGGCGCGCCGATCGTGGTCAAGGCCGACGGCCTTGCCGCCGGCAAGGGCGTTGTCGTCGCCAAGACCGTGCGCGAGGCCGAGGATGCCATCGCCATGATGTTCGAGGGCGCCTTCGGCGAGGCCGGCGCTGAAGTCGTGATCGAGGAATTCCTGCCCGGCCGCGAGATCAGCTTCTTCGCGCTCTGCGACGGCGACACCGCGATTCCGCTGGCCTCGGCCCAGGACCACAAGCGCGTGTTCGACCACGACGTCGGCCCGAACACCGGCGGCATGGGCGCCTATTCGCCGACGCCGCTGGTCACGCCCGCGATCCACGACGCGATCATGGCGAAGATCATCCTGCCGACGGTATCAGGCATGAAGCAGCGCGGCACGCAGTTCCGTGGCGTGCTCTATGCCGGGATCATGCTGACGACGCAGGGCCCGAAGCTGTTCGAATTCAACGTCCGCTTCGGCGATCCCGAGTGCCAGGTGCTGATGCTGCGCATGATGTCCGACATCGTGCCGGCCTTCCTGGCATCCTGCGACGGCCAATTGAAGCATTTCGACCTGCGCTGGCATCCGGATTCGGCGCTCACGGTGGTGATGGCCGCGAAGGGCTATCCCGGCGATTATGAGAAGGGCACGCCGATCGCGGGGCTGGAGGAGGCCGCGAAGGTCGAGACCGTCGAGATTTTCCACGCCGGCACCGTCGAGAAGGACGGCGCGATCCTCGCCAATGGCGGCCGTGTGCTCAATGTCTGCGCACTCGGCAAGACCGTGACCGAGGCGCAAAGCCGTGCCTATCAGGCCGTCGATCGCGTCAACTGGCCGGAAGGCTTCTGCCGCCGCGACATCGGCTGGCAGGCGGTGGAAGCGGAGAAGGCCAAGAACTAA
- a CDS encoding alpha/beta fold hydrolase, with protein MSDLADLYPDFAAKWIDTSFGRIFARVGGKGPPLLLLHGFSETHVMWHRVAPQLTDAFTLIIADLPGYGWSDMPASDALHIPYSKRAMAKAMVEVMERLGHVHFALAGHDRGGRVAYRLALDHPGRLSKLAVLDILPTYNYWERMNRAYALKIYHWTFLAQPYPLPETLIASNGEFFLRFKMASQTKSKTLDAIDERALEHYMAPFRDPARVHAMCEDYRAGAYFDYDLDKADFEAGKKITIPMLALWGDAGIAQAASTPLDTWTQWATNVVGMPVDSGHFLAEEDPDATARALREFFLAD; from the coding sequence ATGTCCGATCTTGCCGACCTCTATCCGGACTTTGCCGCCAAATGGATCGATACCTCCTTCGGCCGCATCTTTGCCCGCGTCGGCGGCAAAGGCCCGCCGCTGCTCCTGCTGCACGGCTTCTCCGAGACCCATGTGATGTGGCACCGGGTCGCGCCGCAGCTGACCGACGCCTTCACGCTGATCATCGCCGATCTGCCGGGCTATGGCTGGTCCGACATGCCCGCGAGCGACGCGCTGCACATCCCCTACAGCAAGCGCGCGATGGCCAAGGCCATGGTCGAGGTGATGGAGCGCCTGGGCCATGTGCATTTCGCGCTTGCCGGCCACGACCGCGGTGGCCGCGTCGCCTATCGCCTCGCGCTCGACCATCCCGGCCGGCTGTCGAAGCTCGCCGTGCTCGATATCCTGCCGACCTATAATTACTGGGAGCGGATGAACCGCGCCTACGCGCTGAAGATCTATCACTGGACCTTCCTGGCGCAGCCCTATCCGCTGCCGGAGACGCTGATCGCGAGCAATGGCGAGTTCTTCCTGCGCTTCAAGATGGCGAGCCAGACCAAATCGAAGACGCTCGATGCCATCGATGAGCGCGCGCTCGAGCACTACATGGCCCCGTTCCGCGATCCCGCCCGGGTGCATGCGATGTGCGAGGACTATCGCGCCGGCGCCTATTTCGATTACGACCTCGACAAGGCCGATTTCGAGGCCGGCAAGAAGATCACCATCCCGATGCTGGCGCTGTGGGGCGATGCCGGCATCGCGCAGGCCGCCTCGACCCCGCTCGACACCTGGACGCAATGGGCCACGAATGTCGTCGGCATGCCGGTGGATTCCGGCCACTTCCTCGCCGAGGAGGATCCGGACGCCACCGCGCGGGCGTTGCGCGAGTTCTTTCTCGCCGACTAG
- a CDS encoding pseudouridine synthase: MPRDSDKDNDSRGRRDRGPSKGRSGKARGPEKKFAKRGFEGKGDRDSRPFRRREDGDAPRRDFSDRPRFKRDERGSEGRGERSFKPRGDRPFSDRSSRDGEKRPFKPRGDRPSYNRDDRPPRSRDRDDARPAGRSGERKFSDKRPYAPRGDRPERKFDGERKFSRGGDRGDRPRDRGERGESKPWQKRDAGPRGDRPRKSFDKDFGGRDRGDEKPWRQRDDRREGGRGEDRPRFSRRRDEGGDDRPRFSRPREERSGDDRPRFNRSREGRPEGRMDWQEHPRSEGRFRDRPRRDNEDDSRIFEKRPAFGGRGAYRERDRDFEGRPRREDAPKPKKAGERIAKALARAGLASRRDAEEMVTQGRVTVNGRVINSPALDITKNDVVLVDGKPLPERERTRLFLYHKPRGLMTTHDDPEGRPTVFDNLPEGLPRLISVGRLDFNTEGLLLLTNDGGLARTLELPDTGWLRRYRVRAHGDVTQAQLDELKNGIEIEGVKYGPIEATLERDQGANVWLVFAIREGKNREVRNVCAHLGLEVNRLIRVSYGPFQLGEIPEGQVDEIRSRVLREQLGDKVIEKSGAEFDVPGKSAAREDDAAKKPAKRAVINDRKGRRVLVQRTGSEEARERNEMEANGYGPPRRPKRGYHGKRDLTPRED, encoded by the coding sequence ATGCCCCGCGACAGCGACAAAGACAACGATTCCCGCGGCCGGCGTGACCGCGGCCCCTCCAAGGGCCGCAGCGGCAAGGCGCGTGGCCCTGAGAAGAAATTCGCCAAGCGCGGCTTCGAGGGCAAGGGCGACCGCGACAGCCGCCCGTTCCGCCGCCGCGAGGACGGCGATGCCCCGCGCCGCGATTTCAGCGACCGCCCGCGCTTCAAGCGCGACGAGCGCGGGAGCGAGGGCCGCGGCGAGCGCAGCTTCAAGCCGCGCGGTGACCGCCCGTTTTCCGATCGCTCTTCGCGCGACGGCGAGAAGCGGCCGTTCAAGCCGCGTGGTGATCGCCCCTCCTATAACCGCGACGACCGCCCGCCGCGCAGCCGGGATCGCGACGATGCGCGCCCGGCCGGCCGCTCCGGCGAGCGGAAGTTCAGCGACAAGCGGCCCTATGCGCCGCGCGGCGATCGCCCCGAGCGCAAGTTCGATGGCGAGCGGAAGTTTTCCCGCGGGGGCGATCGCGGAGACCGCCCGCGCGATCGTGGCGAGCGCGGGGAGTCCAAGCCGTGGCAGAAGCGCGATGCAGGCCCGCGCGGGGATCGTCCGCGCAAGAGCTTCGACAAGGATTTCGGCGGCCGTGACCGCGGCGATGAGAAGCCCTGGCGTCAGCGCGACGATCGCCGCGAGGGCGGCCGTGGCGAGGACCGTCCGCGCTTTTCCCGGCGCCGCGACGAAGGCGGGGATGATCGCCCGCGTTTCTCGCGTCCACGCGAGGAACGGTCCGGTGACGATCGTCCGCGCTTCAATCGCTCGCGCGAAGGACGGCCGGAAGGCCGCATGGACTGGCAGGAGCATCCGCGCAGCGAGGGTCGCTTCCGCGACCGGCCGCGCCGCGACAACGAGGACGACAGCAGGATCTTCGAGAAGCGCCCCGCCTTCGGCGGCCGCGGCGCCTATCGCGAGCGCGACCGCGACTTCGAGGGCCGGCCGCGCCGAGAGGACGCACCGAAGCCGAAGAAGGCCGGCGAGCGCATCGCCAAGGCGCTGGCACGCGCGGGGCTTGCCTCGCGCCGCGACGCCGAGGAAATGGTCACGCAGGGCCGCGTCACCGTCAACGGCCGGGTGATCAATTCGCCGGCGCTCGACATCACGAAGAACGACGTCGTTCTGGTCGACGGCAAGCCGTTGCCGGAACGCGAGCGCACGCGGCTGTTCCTGTATCACAAGCCGCGCGGGCTGATGACCACGCATGACGACCCCGAGGGGCGCCCGACCGTGTTCGACAATCTGCCCGAAGGCCTGCCGCGCCTCATCAGCGTCGGCCGGCTCGATTTCAACACCGAAGGCCTGTTGCTGCTCACCAATGACGGCGGCCTGGCGCGCACGCTCGAACTGCCGGACACCGGCTGGCTGCGCCGCTATCGCGTTCGCGCCCATGGCGACGTCACCCAGGCACAGCTCGACGAACTCAAGAACGGCATCGAGATCGAGGGCGTCAAATACGGCCCGATCGAAGCGACGCTGGAGCGCGACCAGGGCGCCAATGTCTGGCTGGTGTTCGCGATCCGCGAAGGCAAGAACCGCGAGGTGCGCAACGTCTGTGCCCATCTCGGCCTCGAGGTGAACCGGCTGATCCGGGTGTCGTATGGCCCGTTCCAGCTCGGCGAGATCCCCGAAGGCCAGGTCGACGAGATCAGGTCGCGCGTGCTGCGCGAGCAGCTCGGCGACAAGGTGATCGAGAAGTCGGGTGCCGAGTTCGACGTACCCGGGAAATCCGCCGCGCGCGAGGACGATGCAGCGAAGAAGCCGGCGAAGCGCGCCGTGATCAACGACCGCAAGGGCCGCCGCGTGCTGGTGCAGCGCACCGGCAGCGAGGAGGCGCGCGAGCGCAACGAGATGGAAGCGAACGGCTACGGCCCGCCGCGCCGTCCCAAGCGCGGCTATCACGGCAAGCGCGATCTGACGCCGCGGGAGGACTAG
- the rsmD gene encoding 16S rRNA (guanine(966)-N(2))-methyltransferase RsmD, producing MRVVGGRLKGRNLASPSSREIRPTADRLRESVFNILVHAYDDPIEGARVLDLFAGTGALGIEASSRGAKFTLFVDNGAEARALLRNNVESLGLGGVTKVYRRDATDLGPAHPVEPFSLVFLDPPYGKGFAEKALTSLRDGGWLTPGALLVIEEAKAAQFATPEGYEELERRAYDDTEFVFLKKP from the coding sequence TTGCGCGTCGTCGGCGGTCGTTTGAAGGGGCGCAATCTCGCCTCGCCGTCCTCGCGCGAGATCCGCCCGACGGCGGACCGCCTGCGCGAGTCCGTGTTCAACATCCTCGTGCACGCCTATGACGATCCGATCGAGGGCGCGCGCGTGCTCGATCTCTTCGCAGGCACCGGCGCGCTCGGCATCGAGGCGTCGTCACGCGGGGCGAAGTTCACGCTGTTCGTCGACAACGGCGCCGAGGCGCGGGCGTTGCTGCGCAACAACGTCGAGTCGCTCGGCCTCGGCGGCGTGACCAAGGTCTACCGCCGCGACGCGACCGATCTTGGGCCCGCGCATCCGGTCGAGCCGTTCTCGCTGGTGTTCCTCGATCCGCCCTATGGCAAGGGTTTTGCGGAGAAGGCGCTCACGTCCTTGCGCGATGGCGGCTGGCTGACGCCCGGCGCGCTGCTCGTGATCGAAGAGGCCAAGGCCGCGCAATTCGCGACGCCGGAAGGTTACGAGGAACTGGAGCGGCGCGCGTATGACGACACGGAGTTCGTGTTTTTGAAGAAGCCGTAG
- the mutL gene encoding DNA mismatch repair endonuclease MutL, with protein MPVRQLPEQVVNRIAAGEVVERPASVVKELVENAIDAGASRIDVFTDGGGRRRIGITDDGGGMTAKDLALAVERHATSKLDDEDLLQIRTLGFRGEALPSIGSVARLSITTRHASEPHAWALSVEGGEKSGIMPAALAHGTRVEVGDLFYATPARLKFLKTDRTEAEAIREVVRRLAMARPDIAFTLAGEERAPVTWAAALPGAAGRLTRLGDILGAEFRSHAIEVHAEREGVVVAGYAAAPALTKANALGQYLFVNGRPVRDKLILGAVRAAYSDYLPRDRHPVLALFVALDPREVDANVHPAKTEVRFRNAGLVRALIVHGLKEALAREGRRTAANSGESALSSFRPAFSPRPAGWDWRASPSAPVAPMPSFEGAAAPAFAERAQAAFDVGAPSADVRIESQPVGDLVDRPLGAARTQIHETYIVSQTRDGLIIVDQHAAHERIVYERLKASLAANGVQRQILLIPEIVEMDEATVERLLERSEELASFGLAIESFGPGAVAVRETPSLLGKTNAGGLLRDLSEHMAEWDEALPLERRLMHVAATMACHGSVRAGRRLRPEEMNALLREMEDTPNSGQCNHGRPTYVELKLSDVEKLFGRR; from the coding sequence ATGCCCGTCCGCCAGCTTCCAGAGCAGGTCGTCAACCGCATCGCCGCCGGCGAGGTGGTCGAACGTCCCGCGAGCGTGGTGAAGGAGCTCGTCGAGAACGCAATCGATGCCGGCGCGAGCCGGATCGACGTCTTCACCGATGGCGGCGGACGGCGGCGGATCGGCATCACCGATGACGGCGGCGGCATGACGGCGAAGGATCTTGCCCTCGCAGTCGAGCGCCACGCCACATCCAAGCTCGACGACGAAGACCTGCTGCAGATCCGCACCCTCGGATTCCGCGGCGAGGCGCTGCCTTCGATCGGGTCCGTCGCGCGTCTGTCCATCACCACGCGGCATGCGAGCGAGCCGCATGCCTGGGCGCTGTCAGTCGAAGGCGGCGAGAAGTCCGGGATCATGCCGGCGGCGCTGGCGCATGGCACCCGCGTCGAGGTCGGCGACCTCTTCTACGCGACGCCGGCGCGGCTGAAGTTCCTGAAGACCGATCGCACCGAAGCGGAAGCGATCCGCGAGGTGGTCCGGCGCCTGGCGATGGCGCGGCCCGACATCGCCTTCACGCTGGCGGGTGAGGAGCGCGCGCCGGTGACCTGGGCTGCCGCACTGCCCGGCGCGGCCGGCCGCCTGACGCGGCTCGGCGACATTCTGGGTGCAGAGTTCCGCAGCCACGCCATCGAGGTCCATGCCGAGCGCGAAGGCGTCGTCGTCGCCGGCTATGCCGCAGCCCCTGCGCTGACCAAGGCCAACGCACTCGGGCAATACCTCTTCGTCAACGGCCGTCCCGTGCGCGACAAGCTGATCCTGGGCGCGGTGCGCGCGGCCTATTCCGACTATCTGCCACGCGATCGCCATCCGGTGCTGGCGTTGTTCGTCGCGCTCGACCCGCGCGAGGTCGACGCCAATGTGCATCCGGCCAAGACCGAGGTGCGCTTCCGCAACGCCGGCCTCGTCCGCGCGCTGATCGTGCATGGCTTGAAGGAGGCGCTCGCGCGTGAGGGCCGGCGCACGGCCGCCAACAGCGGCGAGAGCGCATTGTCCTCGTTCAGGCCGGCTTTCTCGCCGCGCCCGGCAGGCTGGGACTGGCGCGCCTCGCCATCGGCTCCCGTCGCTCCGATGCCGTCATTCGAAGGCGCCGCCGCACCGGCTTTCGCGGAGCGCGCGCAGGCCGCCTTCGACGTCGGTGCGCCCAGCGCGGATGTGCGGATCGAGAGCCAGCCGGTCGGCGATCTCGTCGACCGGCCGCTCGGCGCAGCGCGCACGCAGATCCACGAGACCTACATCGTCTCGCAGACCCGTGACGGCCTCATCATCGTCGACCAGCACGCCGCCCATGAGCGCATCGTCTACGAGCGGCTGAAGGCCTCGCTCGCCGCGAACGGCGTGCAACGGCAGATCCTCTTGATCCCCGAGATCGTCGAGATGGACGAGGCGACGGTGGAGCGCCTGTTGGAACGCAGCGAGGAACTGGCCTCGTTCGGCCTCGCCATCGAATCCTTCGGCCCCGGCGCGGTCGCGGTGCGCGAGACGCCGTCGCTGCTCGGCAAGACCAATGCGGGCGGGCTGCTGCGCGATCTTTCCGAGCACATGGCCGAGTGGGACGAGGCGCTTCCTCTCGAACGCCGCCTGATGCATGTCGCGGCCACCATGGCCTGCCACGGCTCGGTGCGCGCCGGCCGCCGGCTGCGGCCGGAAGAGATGAACGCCCTGCTCCGCGAGATGGAGGACACCCCCAACTCCGGCCAGTGCAACCACGGCCGCCCGACCTATGTCGAGCTGAAGCTGAGCGATGTGGAGAAGCTGTTCGGGCGGCGGTGA